The genome window catcatttcccagcagtcctggctgaccggggaggtcccgacaggttggaaactggccaatgtgacgcccatctataagaagggtcggaaggatgatccgggaaattacaggcctgtcagcttgatgtcggtgcctgggaagctgatggagcagctcatcctgagtaccatcacacaacacatgcgggacaaccagatgatcaggcccagtcagcatggatttatgaaaggcaggtcctgcctgacaaacctgatctccttctacgacagggcgacctgcttattggatgagggaaaggctgtagatgttgcttaccttgatttcagtaaggcctttgacaccgtttcccacagcattctcctggcaaaactggttgctcgtggcttggatgatcgcacactttgctgggtgaaaaactggctgatggccgggcccaaagagttgtggtgaacagagttaaatccagttggcagccggtcacgagtggtgtcccccagggctcggttttggggctactcctgtttaacatctttattgatgatctagacgaggggatcgagtgcaccctcagtaagtttgcagacgacacccagttgggtgggagtgttgatctgctcgagggtagggaggatctgcagagagacctggacaggctggagcgatgggctgaggccaactggagaagtttcaataaggccaaatgccgggtgctgcccttgggccacaacaacccccagcagcgctacaggcttggggaggagtggctgaagagctgccagtcagagagggacctgagggtgttgattgacagcgggctgaacagaagccagcagtgtgcccaggtggccaagaaggccaatggcatcctggcttgtatcagcaatagcgtggccagcagggacagggaagggatcttacccctgtactcagcactggtgaggctgcccctcgatgactgtgttcagttttgggcccctcactacaaaaggacaaagaatgactcgagcgtgtccagagaaggacaacaaagctggtgcatggtctggagcacatgtcatacgaggagtggctgagggaactagggttgtttagtctggagaagaggaggctgaggggagacctcatcgccctctacaactacctgaaaggaggttgcagagagctgggtatgagcctctttaaccaagtaataagtgataggacaagagggaatggcctcaagttgcggcagggaaggtttagactagatattaggaagcatttcttcacagaatgggtagttaggtgttggaatgggctgcccagggaggtggtggagtccccatccctggaggtgttcaagaggtgggctgacatagcacttagggatatggtatagttggaaTCTGTCAgcgttaggttaacggttggactagatgatcttcaaggtcctttccaacctggatgattctgtgattctgtaccccaggggctctgtgctggggcagggactctgccacctgccagggtcagcactcagcctgtccggggagctgcccacggtgctgtggggagaagctgaggtgggaaggagagatccccagcagggcagggtccttctgctgtggagagggtgctgaGTGGGTCAGGGCTATTCACAGCTCCAGATCTCCACTGGACATTTCCGAGGGCACTTTATAGGGGGAATTTCAAGGCAGCGATTACTCAAAATATAAGGAGTTTtcttgattctgtgatttctgtttccTGCTTTTGGTGAATTTGGGAGAAGCAATTGAATAGCAGTTGTCTTTGCGCAGGGCAGCTCAGAACAAGTCGGAGGGACAGAGCAGCTCCACTCACTCTCCATTAACCTACTGGCCATCCTAATGCCTTGCAGGACTTGCTCTGTTCTCCCTGGGCACAGCAGAAATGCTGAGGGATTCTGACATCCAAGAACACTCCCCAAGTGAGATGGGGGAgcttcaaaaaacccaaagctctCTAACTGCCTTCTGCCATCCTCGTTCTTTTGCACTGGGTGGCAGATGTTGACAGACCCTTTTGCATTACAAACGGTTACATATGACAAAGTCGAACACCAACTTTGGCTCCTGCACCTGGCGTTTACACAAACACACCGCTGCAGAGCAGGGCTCACTTCTGGGCAGCCTGCGGACAGAGGCCTTGCTCCTCATGGTCATTCATTCAGCACCAAGCAGAATTCCAGGCATGGAACTGAAGGAAATTTTCCTACAAAAGGAGAAATGGGAACGTGGGTGCAGGAAGGGACAGGGGTGTTGGGAAATGACATTGATTTTGCTCAGAACACTTTCCCCTGTTATATCCTCCTTTGACAGTCCCCCATATCCAGAGGCAGCagatgtccaacagcagctccatcactgagttcctcctcctggcatttgcgGAAAAActagagctgcagctcttgcatttctggctcttcctgggcatctacctggctgccctcctgggcaacggcctcatcatcaccgccattgcctgtgaccaccacctgcacacccccatgtacttcttcctcctcaacctctccctccttgacctgggctccatctccaccactctccccaaagccatggacaattccctctgaGACAACAGAGACATCTCCTACCAAGGGTGTGCTGCCcaggtctttttctttctttttctgatggtgggagagtattttcttctcactgtcaTGGCCTATGACCGCTATGTTGCCATTTGCAGACCCCTGCACTATGGGACcttcctgggcagcagagcttgtgtccacatggcagcagctgcctggggcactgggtttctctatgctgtgctgcacacggccaccacattttcactaccactctgccaaggcaatgctgtggaccagttcttctgtgaagttccccagatcctcaagTTCTCCTGCTCAGATTTAGACTACCTCAGGGAAGCTGTTCTTCttgttgtttctctctttttttcttttatttgttttgttttcattgtggtgtcctatgtgcagatcttcagggccgtgctgaggattccctctgagcagggacggcacaaagccttttccacatgcctccctcacctggccgtgGTCTCCCTCTTTATTAGCACTGGCACGTTTGCCTACCTGAAACCCACCTCTAtgtcttccccatccctggacctggtggtTGCAGTTCTGTACTCggtggtgcctccagcagtgaaccccctcatctacaacAGAGGAACCAGGAGCTCAAGTATGCCTTGAGGAAACTGATGTCTTGATGATTTTCAGAAGCAATAATCTGCTTGGTACATTCTGGGAATCACTCAGAATGTAACTCCTTACATCCCAAGcccatattttttttgtttttcttggttttgattgtgggtttggggtttatttgctttgttttactttgcaTAATGTTGTCCATAATGAAATTTCATGATTTGTGCCATTTTTAATTATGTGTCTATCCAGATTTTATGTTACCCAGAGTCTGTGTAAATAAGGAGCTGTGCCCTTTGTgtgtttaaacaaaacaaagaacgTTGCAGTGACTTGCCTGAAATCCTTCCCTTGAGACCTTCTCTGGAGCTACAGGGGCAGTGCCTGTGTGCAGAGGTGGAGGGGAAAAgtgtcccagcacagcagcactgccagggagaACCAGTGCTTGGTCTTTCCTGAGCTGCTTGCTCTccatttccactctcttcttctcaGTCCTTTCATTGGTATAAGGCCTGAGAGCTCTGGTATCTTGGTCACAGTCCCGCTGCATGGGAGTTCTGttaccacaggcagggacaggcagtggGCACTTCTGTGAAAGACCTGGCCTCCACCACAGCATTTCCCTAAAGCAAGGTGAGCTTCTCAGGGCACTGCCTGAAGGTGTAGGTGTTGTTCCAAAGCTGCTCTCAAGAAGGTGCCCAAGAAAGTGGCCTGCAGATGAAAACACCAGTGAGCAGCTTTCCCTGAGCACCTGTTTGGGTCATCCAGGAAGGGGCCTTGGATATGGCTGTCATGTCACCTCCACCAGAGTAcctgaggggcagcagcagcacacggTGTGGTCGTGTCTATCCGAGAAGCTGAAAGTCCGGCAGCAGGCACGTGGCTTGGAAGATCATGGTGGGGTTACTTTTGTCTGGTCAGCTGGTGCAAGTCTTGCAGATCCCATCTGTAGAAGGGTTATCCCACTTTGCTCCTGTGAtcactttcagtgttttcttacaaAGACAAAAATTCAAATCATCATTTCTACTGCCCCCAGCAGAGGCTGTTCACAGAGGAATTGCTTGTTGCAGTTTTAGATAAAGGTAAGGACCTGTGGTTGGCTCTGGTGCCTGTGGGAGCTTCCTGCAGACTTCTCTATTGCAATCCAGTTTATTCTGCAACCCAGGGATGTGCTCAGCACAAGACAGCCTGAAGACCAAGCTGTACATtgagcacagcagagcacagccctgggtttgctcaGGTTTCCTCTTATATGGATCTCTAACTCCTCGATGTACAATGGTCTTCTGGTCAGGATCACTGAATTGTGTGATGGAGGTTAGGAAAAGGATGAGATCAGCTTTAGATAGCTAGAGGAAGCACTGCAATTTTAGGCCCTGGTAATCCCTGGGGACTTTGAAGACCATGGACCTCTGCTAGAAGGCCTTGGTTGAAGGGAAGGTGGAAGGTAATCCCTGACCCAACATGGTGGGAATGCTCTCCTGGGTAAGTTTTTCACAAGACAAGGCCGCactggtggaagatgtggaggGCAGCTTTGGCAGCAGTGCGAGTGTGGTGCTAGGGTAGAAAACCCTGAGGGAAGTGAGCAAGACAAATTgtagcagtgctgagcagagaggaaggatcacctccaccaacctgctggcagtgctgagtCAAGGGGGATGAGAACTCCCTTGTCTGGTTGCctacactcctcctaatgcagcccaggatgccgtTGTCCACCTTTGCTTCAAAGGTGTGAAGGCAGGAGAGGACAAGGCTTTGGGGAGACATAATAGCAGCCTTCCCATACCTTCTTGGATATCACAAGAAATCCTCCCTGGCCCTCGTTTGGCTTCCTTTGTACCCTCATTTGGTGTTTTTGAGGTTTTCTCCATGGGGATTCCTACCTTGGTCAGCAGTTCCATTAAACCAGTACCTCCTTCTGTTATCTGCAGTGTACTCTAATTCCTGATACTATTATCTTGTCAGAGGCACCACAGATCTGGTGAGCCATCTGTACACACACATTAACCACTGGCAAAAGAGAGCTTCACTCCCAGGGGACCTTGAGAAACTTTGGGATTTGGCAATAAAAGCTTCGTTAAGTTTAACAAGGAGAAGATGCCAGCCCTTCATTGGGGACAGAATAACCTCTTATATGAGGGCAGGCTGGGACCTGAACAGCCCAGGTCTGACCCTCATGAGAGGAAGGACTTGGTCATTAAGAGGGATTCCATATGAGTCAGTGGTGCATGGTAACCATGAACAAGGACAACTGCCTacagggctgcattaggaggagtgtggCAAACCAAACCAGGGCGTTATCATCCCCCttgactcagcactggtgaagccaccTCTAGATTGGTGTGACTGGGGGAGAGGCTCCCTGTTctggaggaatggagaggaaacAGAGAAGCTCCAAAGGAGATCTGTCAGGATGGGGTTTGGGGCCTTTGTGGAGAGGCTGAAGGACCTGGGCTTCTTTAGCCTGGTGAAGTGGAGGCTCAGGGCACTACAGCAGTCACCTGCACCTGCTTGAAGGAGAGTTTTCAAGGTAAGGGAGCTTTTCTTGGtagtgggaagagaaggaaacctCAACAAAGTGCAGCTTGGAAGGTTCAGATTGGagttgaggaaaaagaaatctcaatcAAAGGGTGGCATTGTGGTGTAAGAGGTCACTCAGAGGGAGTCTGGATCAGCCTGtggctttgtgtttcaaggaacaGCCAGTGAGCGTGGAGAGACATTtgtgaaggtgtggaaatgccGTGATGAGAGCTAGGTAGGAAAGAAAGATGGATGTCAACAGCCTGAAGGGGAAAAGGTACGTGAAGGAGACAGTAGAAGTAAACCTGCAGCAGAGACGGCTGAGGGCTCTGGAAGGGCTGAAAGGCCACACAAGATGAAGGCATGGCAGTTGCCTCTGCCATGGAGGCCTAACAGGAAAAACCTTATTTTGATGCTCTGGACTATGTTTTCCTCCTCACCCCTTCTTGGACAGGCCAGGATGTGTTGTAcagttttcctacacttggcattcctcaccctcacaccccactgtccccaggaagagccctgagccacgCACGAGGGACAGGATCTGCCTTCTCAGGGCCTGAGGGTCAGGGCGTGGACCttttgcttcataaaacaaaccaagggtTTTTGTAGCACTACAGCCACCTGAATGgtgcctttgcctacctgcaatcacagcatccaattatctgctctaacgggtccctggagaggctttgtcagtagtGGCCCTCAGTGGGGCCAATCAGTGCTTCAAGATACTTTGGGATTGCTTgtgactttgacttcttgagtaGTTTGCTCAGTTTCTTCTCAGCATCTGAGGATCATGGACATGAGGCCAAATacaccatggggctcattaaaatacagaatgtcCTAATGAGTCATTTCTcttgctgtaattttcttcaaGTCTGCAAGACTTGTACTGCTAATTCAACTAATTTCATAGTGTAGTTGAGAATGATGATTTCAAAGTGCACCTAgtaaatattattcttttttttttaaagagtacaTTATTTTAGTTTACAATTTAGAGAAGAGGTGATAGTAGCATTCTCTGATTGATATTGTTGCAGAGTATCTCCTCAGAAGAGGACTGGACAGTCCCTTGGGGTCCAACACAGTATGGACAACCTTTGTCCTCACCTCTCCAGCCTCAGAATTTCTCTcatcagcccagcccagctccctccaagctctcccacctctcctgccctctctcctcctctatccttAGCAAGGCCCAGTCTGGGTTGGTCCCAAGGCAGTGCCCACTGCATGGTGCTCTGGGCATTCATTCCACAGCCTCAGCccctctgaagggcacagcagctccttgggggcagggaggggtcaGCCCCAGAGATGGGAGGCAGCATGGCACAAGGAGAAGGAGGTCAGGGGCACCCTGCGTCCCCTGCTCTCCTGTCTAGCAGATCCTGAGCAGTCTGCAGCCCCTCCATGCCATCCCCTCTCCCCAGACCAGTACAAGAGCCCTGAGCTGGTACAGCCAGAAAAGTGTCTTCATTCCCCATTTATTCCTGCCATGGTAAGGATGGATGTAAGAAAAAGAAGTTGtgggttcttttatttttcttaagtacaCAGAGTACCTGGCTTCTGCTTTAGACCATGACCCTGGGTAACACAAGATGGGTAGATACTGATGTAGGAGGGGAAGAATAATGGAATTTCTTTGTAGACATCAGAAATAGAAAAAggtataaataatatataaagaaggaaagacatgCTTGGACGGTCATGACATACACTGGGAGTCATTTGCAGATAAAGTTTGACAGTCTCTGGTTGCTGAAACACATCCAATCAGTTTCCTCAGGGTGTCCTTGATCTCCCTGTTTCTCaagctgtagatgagggggttcactgctggaggtaTCACTGAGTACAGAACTGCAACCACCAGGTTCAGAGATGGGGAGGAGACGGAGGGTGGCTTCAGGTAGGCAAACATGACAGTGCTGATAAAAAGAGAAACCACAGCCATGTGAGGGAGGCacatggaaaaggctttgtgccgtccctgctcagaggggatcctcagcacggccctgaagatctgcacataggacaccacaacgaaaacaaaacacccaagaTCAAAACAGGCACTAACAATGataagcccaacttccctgaggtagtCTGAGTCTGAGCaagagagcttgaggatctggggaactTCACAAAAGGACTGGTCCACAACATTTCCTCGGCAGAGTGGCATTAAAAATGTGTTGGTcgtgtgcagcacagcagtgagaaacccagtgccccaggcagctgctgccatgtggacacaagctctgctgcccaggagggtcccatagtgcaggggtttgcagatggcaacatAGCGGTCATAGGCCATGACAGTGAGAAGGAAATACTCTCCCACCatcaagaacagaaagaaaaaaagctgtgtggCACATCCCAAGAGGGAGATGgccctgttgtcccagagggaattggccATGGCTTTAGGAacagtggtggagatggagcccaggtcgaggagggagaggttgaggaggaagaagtacatgggggtgtgcaggtggtggtcacaggcgatggcggtgatgatgaggccgttgcccaggagggcagccacgTAGacgcccaggaagagccagaagtgcaagagctgcagctctcgTTTTTCCgcgaatgccaggaggaggaactcagtgatggagctgctgttggacatctGCTGCCTCTGGATATGGGGGACTGTCAGAGGAGGAAATAACAGTGACAATGCAGGGTAAAATTTTCTGAGCAAAATCAATGTCATTTCCCAACACCCCTGTCCCTACTGCACCTATGCTCCCATTCTTCCTTTTGTAGGAAAATTTCCTTCAGTTCCATGCCTGGAATTCTGCTTGGTGCTGAATGAATGTACTGTGAGGAGCAAGGCCTCTGTCCGCAGGCTGCCCAGAAGtgagccctgctctgcagcagtgggCTTGTATAAATGGTGGAGGCAGGAGCCAGAGCTGGTGTTCAACTTTGTCATATGTGACCGTAGTAATGCAAAAGGGCCTGTCAGCATCTGCACTCCCAGTGCTAAGGAAAGAGGATGGCAGATGGCAGTTTGAGAGCTTTGGTTTTCTGAAGCTCCCCCCATTTCACCCAGGGAGTGTTCTTGGATGTCAGAATCCCTCAGCATTTCTGCTGTACGCAGGGAAAAGTGAGCAAATCCTGCAATGCAATTGGATGGCCTGCAGCTTAATGCAGAGTGAGGGGAGCTGCTCTGACCCTCCGACTTGTTCTGAGCTGTCCTGTTCAAGCATGACAAATCCATTTCAATTTCTCCCCCCAAATTCACCAAAAGCAGGAGACAGAAATCAGAGAATCAAGAAAGCTCCTTATATTTTGAGTAATCGCTGCCTTGAAATTCCCCCTATAAAGTGCCCTCGGAAATGTCCTGGAggtgatctggagctgtgagcagccccgACCCAcacagcaccctctccacagcagaaggaccctgccctgccgggggtctctccttcccaccacaACTTCTCCCCACAGCTCCGTgggcagctccctgggcaggctgagtgctgaccctggcaggtgACAGAGTCCCTGcaccagcacacagcccctgggctgcagggaccctgctctgaagaacagccctgggcacccctggctgcacccgcgGCTGGAGAGCACTGCAGCCGTCCGCAGGAGAACGCAGAGagcatggcctgtccctctgacagtgcagcagggaaaccctgctctggagcacgtcctcctcctctagacaggagggagattcctggcagctgtgccggcttcaccagatccctccaccacctgcagctgcattgccttgcacccagagacttactgtgtcaagggctgggaagatttctcctccagtgagctctcagcatccttccactcctttctgcctttcccctctctgtgcctggctcctctgccctcggtgcctgcaggcagtgccctcagccctgctgtgctttgcagaggagctgctcctgggcagagctgtctctctgcagcactgCCTACTTGCCCTGAGCTCTGTCcatcccaggagcccggcccagctccgcagcagagg of Strix aluco isolate bStrAlu1 chromosome 36, bStrAlu1.hap1, whole genome shotgun sequence contains these proteins:
- the LOC141917256 gene encoding olfactory receptor 14A16-like codes for the protein MAYDRYVAICRPLHYGTFLGSRACVHMAAAAWGTGFLYAVLHTATTFSLPLCQGNAVDQFFCEVPQILKFSCSDLDYLREAVLLVVSLFFSFICFVFIVVSYVQIFRAVLRIPSEQGRHKAFSTCLPHLAVVSLFISTGTFAYLKPTSMSSPSLDLVVAVLYSVVPPAVNPLIYNRGTRSSRRGLGYGCHVTSTRVPEGQQQHTVWSCLSEKLKVRQQARGLEDHVFSYKDKNSNHHFYCPQQRLFTEELLVAVLDKGMCSAQDSLKTKLYIEHSRAQPWVCSGFLLYGSLTPRCTMVFWSGSLNCVMEVRKRMRSALDS
- the LOC141917257 gene encoding olfactory receptor 14A16-like, coding for MSNSSSITEFLLLAFAEKRELQLLHFWLFLGVYVAALLGNGLIITAIACDHHLHTPMYFFLLNLSLLDLGSISTTVPKAMANSLWDNRAISLLGCATQLFFFLFLMVGEYFLLTVMAYDRYVAICKPLHYGTLLGSRACVHMAAAAWGTGFLTAVLHTTNTFLMPLCRGNVVDQSFCEVPQILKLSCSDSDYLREVGLIIVSACFDLGCFVFVVVSYVQIFRAVLRIPSEQGRHKAFSMCLPHMAVVSLFISTVMFAYLKPPSVSSPSLNLVVAVLYSVIPPAVNPLIYSLRNREIKDTLRKLIGCVSATRDCQTLSANDSQCMS